From Pelomicrobium methylotrophicum, one genomic window encodes:
- a CDS encoding carboxymuconolactone decarboxylase family protein → MSAPYIKTLSSVNHATAQGAQKEILDLAQKQVGFIPNMYANMANAPAVLSTYLHGYDLFRRESGFKPAEQEVVFLAVSQVNGCNYCTAAHSMIADKMSGVPANVLQAIRNHRPIPDAKLSALFTITQEMVKSFGKPSSATVKAFLDAGYQERDLLYIILAISVKILSNYSNHAFGTELDDRFTAYKID, encoded by the coding sequence ATGTCTGCCCCCTACATCAAAACACTTTCGTCCGTCAACCATGCCACTGCTCAAGGCGCTCAAAAAGAGATTTTGGATCTGGCCCAGAAACAAGTCGGGTTCATACCCAACATGTACGCCAACATGGCCAATGCACCAGCCGTGCTGAGCACTTATCTTCATGGCTATGACTTGTTTCGCAGGGAGTCGGGGTTCAAGCCTGCTGAGCAAGAAGTGGTTTTCCTTGCGGTCAGCCAGGTCAACGGCTGCAACTATTGCACTGCAGCGCACAGCATGATTGCCGACAAAATGTCTGGTGTGCCTGCCAACGTGCTCCAGGCGATCCGAAATCACCGGCCCATCCCGGACGCGAAACTGTCTGCGCTCTTCACTATCACTCAGGAAATGGTCAAAAGTTTCGGCAAACCTAGTTCAGCGACGGTCAAAGCATTCCTGGACGCTGGGTATCAGGAGCGTGACCTGCTGTACATCATACTGGCCATTTCGGTCAAAATCCTGAGCAACTACTCCAATCACGCTTTTGGCACAGAATTGGACGACCGCTTCACCGCTTATAAGATTGATTAA
- a CDS encoding helix-turn-helix transcriptional regulator, with product MNRTERFYKIDQMLHERRVVPIEVFLEELAVSRATFKRDIEYMRERLHAPIVWDREARGYRFETGKTTGPAYELPGLWFSAGELYALLAAQELLADIEPGILASHVAPLQARLAALLESSGHPAAEIARRVRLLSVAKRSVEPRFFADIASALLERKRIEIDAWNRSRDEINTRIVSPQRLVHYRDNWYLDAFCHWRRALRSFGLDAIRRVKTLPQKAKEIGDETLDAHYAAAYGIFAGRPKAMAVLRFSAERARWVQAERWHKEQKAEWLPDGSYRLRVPYADERELLMDILRHGRHVVVEAPPSLRRRVAEEAEALVRLYASDGIGF from the coding sequence ATGAACCGCACCGAACGTTTCTACAAAATCGACCAGATGCTGCATGAGCGGCGCGTCGTGCCGATCGAGGTTTTTCTGGAGGAGCTCGCCGTCTCCCGCGCCACCTTCAAGCGCGACATCGAATACATGCGCGAGCGTTTGCACGCGCCCATCGTCTGGGATCGCGAAGCGCGCGGTTACCGCTTTGAAACCGGCAAGACGACAGGGCCTGCCTATGAGTTGCCGGGGCTGTGGTTTTCCGCCGGCGAACTCTATGCGCTGCTCGCCGCGCAGGAGTTGCTGGCCGACATCGAACCGGGCATTCTCGCTTCCCACGTCGCGCCCTTGCAGGCGCGACTGGCCGCCCTGCTCGAATCCTCCGGCCATCCGGCCGCCGAGATCGCCCGGCGCGTGCGCCTGCTTTCCGTCGCCAAGCGAAGCGTCGAGCCGCGCTTTTTCGCCGACATTGCAAGCGCGCTCCTGGAGCGCAAGCGCATCGAGATCGACGCCTGGAACCGCAGCCGCGACGAAATCAACACGCGCATCGTCTCGCCGCAGCGGCTTGTGCATTACCGCGACAACTGGTACCTGGATGCCTTCTGCCACTGGCGCCGCGCGCTTCGCAGCTTCGGCCTCGACGCCATCCGGCGGGTGAAAACGCTGCCGCAAAAGGCGAAAGAGATCGGCGACGAGACCCTCGACGCCCACTACGCCGCGGCCTATGGCATCTTCGCCGGACGCCCCAAGGCCATGGCCGTGCTGCGCTTTTCGGCAGAGCGCGCCCGCTGGGTGCAGGCGGAGCGATGGCACAAGGAGCAGAAAGCCGAATGGCTGCCCGATGGCAGCTACCGGCTGCGCGTGCCCTACGCCGACGAACGAGAGTTGCTGATGGACATCCTGCGCCACGGGCGGCACGTGGTGGTCGAAGCGCCACCATCCCTGCGGCGGCGGGTGGCGGAGGAAGCCGAAGCACTGGTGCGCCTTTACGCCTCAGACGGTATCGGTTTTTGA
- a CDS encoding HIRAN domain-containing protein, whose product MSPFFRTMSAMEAPAPHLVVSRAPTSRRSAPAVPLPCTVRARLWVAGRTLRPPDDQARLWLHLSDGRVLAFRLPAVPLGEDGVIAPLVAEVTNDLRGNRWALEHPAFGFAQVLYAAPVLPLLRREHAGFVFDAEFQQFAAGLDDEVMRLLLSLERDPTPAAVTRRDGEAPHPLPARFYASIRNYNRLATLPSELRERRMQALARFPALVAPILLTAHHSPNCFDGKRHAWREKDEAVEAAIDAGKDLIGALARHYGISKGLVRAPVNAAMWPAPDQAYRRSRLELLDALPDNQRPGLAEFERWQLYLANYFALLGEHDRDHPLPYPPEVHRGAFRLGWSRTWETAARRFGDLHPALADCRDFLRAARERAAVILRRPYGPGVGRLAAAWLACHGLLGLLAASDRWHRQRPGIAHADRPAGFRLPAILGEVNDNGRAARELTTPQELAEEGEAMHHCVASYWDTCVGGDRIFALRLADGERATAQYHPTLRGDVGDDIRYRLVQLRGPCNEDASAAMEAWARAIEAQLNAPERRNARRVALEVRGRLEEAQWQARQALRLADVWLDAKSERQLRRVLAWLGQQPPAPEALLSAPIAGYQYHAGPQLQDCLAAGQPLTLVREPDNPHDGLAVRLDWQGHKLGYVPRPENAEIARRLDAGERLTANVANIDRQAEPWERVAFVIQAMPN is encoded by the coding sequence TTGAGCCCGTTCTTCCGCACAATGTCGGCCATGGAAGCGCCCGCCCCCCATCTCGTCGTCTCGCGAGCGCCGACTTCCCGTCGGTCTGCCCCGGCCGTGCCGCTGCCCTGCACCGTGCGCGCGCGGCTGTGGGTGGCTGGCCGCACCTTGCGCCCTCCAGACGACCAGGCCCGGCTGTGGCTGCATCTTAGCGATGGTCGCGTGCTCGCCTTTCGCCTGCCCGCTGTGCCCTTAGGCGAGGACGGCGTGATCGCGCCGCTCGTCGCGGAGGTGACCAACGATCTTCGCGGCAATCGCTGGGCGCTCGAACACCCCGCCTTCGGCTTCGCGCAAGTGCTTTACGCCGCGCCGGTGCTACCCCTCTTGAGACGCGAACACGCAGGCTTCGTTTTCGACGCCGAGTTCCAGCAGTTTGCCGCCGGCCTCGATGACGAAGTGATGCGCCTCCTACTTTCCCTGGAGCGCGACCCCACACCTGCCGCCGTGACGCGGCGCGACGGCGAAGCGCCGCACCCTTTGCCGGCGCGCTTTTACGCCTCGATCCGCAACTACAACCGACTCGCCACCCTGCCGTCCGAGCTGCGCGAACGCCGGATGCAGGCGCTTGCCCGCTTTCCGGCGCTGGTGGCGCCGATTCTGCTCACGGCCCACCACTCGCCCAACTGTTTCGATGGCAAGCGCCATGCCTGGCGCGAGAAGGACGAGGCCGTGGAAGCCGCCATCGATGCCGGGAAGGACCTCATTGGGGCGCTGGCGCGGCATTACGGCATCTCCAAAGGGCTCGTGCGCGCGCCCGTGAATGCCGCGATGTGGCCGGCGCCGGATCAAGCCTACCGGCGCAGCCGGCTCGAGTTGTTGGACGCCCTGCCCGACAATCAGCGTCCCGGCCTCGCCGAATTCGAGCGCTGGCAGCTCTATCTCGCCAACTACTTCGCGCTGCTTGGCGAGCATGATCGCGACCATCCTTTGCCGTACCCGCCCGAGGTGCATCGCGGCGCGTTTCGGTTGGGCTGGTCGCGCACCTGGGAGACGGCTGCGCGGCGGTTTGGCGACCTGCATCCGGCGCTCGCCGATTGCCGGGACTTTTTACGCGCGGCGCGCGAACGGGCGGCCGTCATCCTGCGCCGCCCCTATGGGCCGGGCGTCGGCCGGCTGGCGGCGGCGTGGCTCGCCTGCCATGGGCTGTTGGGTTTGCTCGCCGCCTCCGATCGCTGGCATCGGCAGCGGCCCGGCATCGCGCACGCGGACCGACCTGCCGGATTTCGTTTGCCTGCCATCCTGGGCGAAGTCAACGACAACGGCCGCGCGGCGCGCGAACTGACGACACCGCAGGAACTCGCGGAGGAAGGCGAGGCGATGCACCACTGCGTCGCCAGCTACTGGGACACATGCGTCGGCGGCGACCGCATCTTTGCGTTGCGCCTGGCGGATGGCGAGCGCGCCACGGCGCAATACCACCCGACGCTGCGCGGGGATGTGGGTGATGACATCCGCTATCGCCTGGTCCAACTGCGCGGGCCGTGTAACGAGGATGCAAGCGCGGCGATGGAAGCCTGGGCGCGCGCCATCGAAGCACAGCTCAACGCGCCGGAGCGCCGGAATGCGCGCCGGGTGGCGCTGGAAGTTCGCGGTCGGCTGGAAGAGGCGCAATGGCAGGCGCGGCAAGCCCTCCGGCTGGCCGACGTTTGGCTCGACGCCAAATCCGAACGGCAATTGCGGCGAGTACTCGCCTGGCTCGGCCAGCAGCCGCCCGCGCCGGAAGCGCTGCTTTCCGCCCCGATCGCGGGCTACCAATATCACGCAGGGCCGCAGCTGCAAGACTGCCTGGCCGCGGGCCAGCCGCTCACCCTCGTGCGCGAGCCGGATAATCCCCATGACGGCTTGGCCGTGCGCCTCGACTGGCAAGGTCACAAGCTCGGCTACGTGCCGCGGCCGGAGAACGCAGAGATCGCGCGGCGGCTCGATGCCGGCGAAAGGCTGACCGCAAACGTGGCGAACATCGATCGGCAGGCCGAGCCTTGGGAGCGGGTGGCGTTCGTCATCCAGGCCATGCCCAACTAA
- a CDS encoding AraC family transcriptional regulator has protein sequence MDKLATLLSHFSLHADVFYTGNLCGMHDFAQDSLRGHLHVVKRGPVQLIGAQKTDIPIIEPTLVFLPRPGTHRLVADEGSGADVVCGTVMFGGGGRNPITDSLPAVVLIKLEQLSGVNAILDLIFEEAFAKHSGRQAVLDRLCEVLIIRLLRYCIDQGLTQGGTLAGLSDPRLAQVLLAVHADPARDWDLNDMAALARMSRARFAVRFREVIGQTPADYLTAWRIMTAQRLLKRGLQLKHVAYDVGYGSASALARAFKRKLGCSPIEWLKSQSGAYAGMDETSGAANETTGAHSISLQT, from the coding sequence ATGGACAAATTAGCGACTCTACTCTCTCATTTTTCACTTCACGCGGATGTCTTCTACACCGGCAACCTCTGTGGGATGCATGACTTTGCACAGGACTCTTTGCGCGGCCATCTGCACGTGGTCAAACGTGGCCCCGTCCAGCTAATCGGTGCGCAAAAGACGGATATCCCTATCATTGAGCCCACGCTCGTGTTCCTGCCCCGACCGGGCACACACAGACTCGTTGCAGACGAGGGTTCAGGCGCAGACGTGGTATGCGGGACGGTCATGTTCGGAGGAGGCGGTCGCAACCCCATCACCGACTCCTTGCCTGCTGTTGTTCTCATTAAGTTGGAGCAACTGAGTGGCGTGAATGCGATCCTGGATCTGATTTTCGAAGAAGCGTTTGCTAAACACAGTGGACGCCAAGCAGTGCTTGATCGGCTATGTGAAGTGCTGATTATCCGACTGCTGCGCTACTGCATCGACCAAGGGCTGACACAAGGCGGAACCCTAGCCGGCCTGTCTGACCCGAGACTGGCCCAGGTCTTACTTGCTGTTCATGCTGATCCGGCAAGAGACTGGGACCTCAATGACATGGCTGCTCTCGCCAGGATGTCTCGAGCTCGATTTGCTGTCCGTTTTCGAGAGGTTATAGGCCAGACACCAGCGGACTATCTGACTGCTTGGCGCATTATGACCGCACAGCGCTTGCTCAAGCGTGGCCTGCAACTCAAGCATGTCGCCTATGACGTCGGCTATGGAAGTGCCAGCGCATTGGCCCGCGCGTTCAAGCGCAAACTGGGATGCTCTCCGATCGAGTGGCTTAAAAGTCAGTCGGGCGCGTACGCCGGCATGGATGAAACGTCGGGTGCTGCAAACGAGACGACTGGAGCACATTCGATATCGCTTCAGACATAG
- a CDS encoding DUF2282 domain-containing protein: MKQVTTARYATATALALAMGAALTLAASPAAAQSADKEKCYGVALKGKNDCAAGPGTTCAGTSIRDYQGNAWKYVPAGTCEKTPSPTSPTGFGQLKEFKEKKA, from the coding sequence ATGAAACAAGTGACCACCGCTCGCTACGCAACCGCTACTGCCCTTGCATTGGCTATGGGAGCTGCGCTCACGCTGGCAGCGTCTCCGGCCGCCGCCCAGTCTGCTGACAAAGAGAAGTGCTACGGCGTCGCACTGAAAGGCAAGAATGATTGTGCCGCCGGACCGGGTACCACGTGCGCTGGCACCTCCATACGCGACTACCAGGGCAATGCCTGGAAGTACGTGCCGGCGGGCACTTGCGAGAAGACCCCTTCGCCGACCTCGCCCACCGGCTTTGGCCAGCTCAAGGAGTTCAAGGAGAAAAAGGCGTAA
- a CDS encoding DNA-binding domain-containing protein, which yields MTQAAFARALLDPAAPPPAGLVAWNGSDVGARFAVYRNNVVASLIEALADTYPVVQQLVGREFFRAMARAWIAEHLPTSAVLARYGAGFPEFVATFQPAATVPYLGDVARLEWAYVQAFHAENAATATPEDIAAALAAPERLPVLRLVLHPSLMTLASPYAIVSLWVAHQGEEVSALPDPYQPEAALVLRPELQVRVVRIDVGTHALVRALQDGAPLGEAASAALSAHADFDLTQALALLIREQAISTLAV from the coding sequence ATGACCCAGGCCGCCTTCGCCCGCGCGTTGCTCGACCCCGCGGCGCCACCACCTGCCGGGCTGGTCGCCTGGAACGGCTCGGACGTGGGCGCGCGCTTTGCCGTCTACCGCAACAACGTCGTCGCCTCGCTGATCGAAGCGCTGGCCGACACCTACCCCGTGGTGCAGCAACTGGTGGGCCGCGAATTTTTCCGCGCCATGGCGCGTGCGTGGATCGCCGAGCACCTGCCCACCTCCGCGGTGCTGGCGCGCTACGGCGCGGGCTTTCCCGAGTTCGTGGCCACCTTCCAGCCCGCAGCCACTGTGCCGTATCTGGGCGACGTGGCGCGGCTGGAGTGGGCCTATGTGCAGGCCTTCCATGCCGAGAATGCCGCTACGGCCACGCCGGAGGATATCGCCGCAGCGCTCGCTGCACCCGAACGGTTACCCGTGCTGCGCCTAGTGCTGCATCCCTCGCTCATGACACTCGCCTCGCCCTACGCGATCGTATCGCTATGGGTGGCGCATCAGGGCGAGGAGGTGTCGGCGTTGCCCGACCCGTATCAGCCCGAAGCCGCGCTCGTGCTGAGGCCCGAGCTGCAGGTTCGCGTCGTGCGCATCGACGTGGGCACGCACGCGCTGGTGCGCGCCCTCCAGGACGGCGCGCCCTTGGGCGAGGCGGCCAGTGCCGCCCTCAGCGCACACGCCGATTTCGATCTGACGCAGGCCCTGGCCCTGCTCATCCGCGAACAGGCGATCAGCACGCTCGCCGTTTGA
- a CDS encoding DUF692 domain-containing protein, which yields MPAIPLQTASGGDVVPSFEPQGLPTRVGIGLKPEHFRDIVSSWPDVGFFEIHAENYLVEGGPFHHYLGRIRERYALSVHGVALSIGGEEGPLDRAHLDALKVLLVRYQPQSFSEHLAWSSHGGHFLNDLLPIPYTAQTLRRVCAHIDQVQEHLGHRMLLENPATYIEFAASTYGEPEFITEVIRRTGCGLLLDVNNVFVSCTNHGRDPYAYLAALPLDAVGEIHLAGHAREQDAAGDPLLIDSHDREIAEAVWALYAHVLTLTGPKPTLIERDGNLPPLPELLREAQRAEAHLQAAAGRVRREEMLA from the coding sequence ATGCCAGCGATCCCACTTCAGACCGCCAGCGGCGGTGACGTCGTCCCGTCCTTTGAGCCCCAGGGCCTGCCGACGCGCGTCGGCATCGGACTCAAACCCGAGCATTTCCGCGACATCGTGAGCAGTTGGCCGGATGTCGGTTTCTTCGAGATCCACGCCGAAAACTATCTGGTTGAAGGCGGCCCCTTTCATCACTACCTAGGCCGAATACGCGAACGCTATGCCTTGTCTGTGCATGGTGTCGCTTTGTCCATAGGCGGCGAAGAAGGGCCGCTGGATCGGGCCCACCTCGATGCGCTCAAGGTGCTGCTCGTGCGCTACCAGCCGCAAAGCTTTTCCGAGCACCTGGCCTGGTCCTCGCATGGCGGACATTTTCTCAACGATCTGCTGCCCATTCCCTACACGGCGCAGACCCTGCGGCGCGTCTGTGCCCATATCGATCAGGTGCAGGAACACCTCGGGCACCGGATGCTGCTGGAAAACCCAGCTACCTACATCGAATTCGCCGCTTCAACCTATGGTGAGCCCGAGTTCATCACCGAGGTCATTCGGCGTACCGGCTGCGGCCTGCTGCTGGATGTGAACAACGTGTTCGTGTCCTGTACCAACCATGGCCGAGATCCGTATGCCTACCTCGCCGCCTTGCCGCTGGATGCGGTCGGCGAAATCCACCTGGCGGGCCATGCCCGCGAGCAGGATGCCGCGGGCGATCCCCTGCTCATCGACAGCCACGACCGGGAGATCGCCGAAGCGGTCTGGGCGCTCTACGCCCACGTGCTGACCCTCACCGGGCCGAAGCCCACGCTCATCGAACGCGACGGCAACCTGCCACCCTTGCCCGAATTGCTGCGCGAGGCGCAGCGGGCCGAAGCGCATCTGCAAGCCGCCGCAGGCCGCGTTCGGCGCGAGGAGATGTTGGCATGA